The proteins below come from a single Eucalyptus grandis isolate ANBG69807.140 chromosome 3, ASM1654582v1, whole genome shotgun sequence genomic window:
- the LOC104439965 gene encoding uncharacterized protein LOC104439965, with protein MGNGLLSSVLNVKRVCITLAIVCISLRAVAGASTSRSKKTMEVEGKINQLKRHAIKSIQMAPSDNPSIMTTGMPEAFTKIDTSSSIFRTSQLWRKKGSCPKGTIPIRRIQKNNMAKASLPVDYGRKKAQNSHRGTEMDENKIQNLLQSNHSMAILITEGYSYTGAKGDIKVFNPHVEYDDEWTTSQIALKSAVLQDYECVESGWAVNPGVYGDRKTRFFVYWTSKTNAVSSSSVYQADSGKKTGCFDLTCPGFVQTSSKVALGAAIHPISTTDGLPYQITLYLFRDPSTGNWWVQYNEKTNVGYFPPELFAYLPQTAQTVQWGGEVYSSRIGGFTPHTSTQMGSGQFPILEESSGYVKRIRIRDNSMILKFPEQIDHYTDEYRCYDVRYLGDYIEDPEFYFGGPGRNELCP; from the exons atgggCAACGGACTGCTCTCTTCTGTTCTCAATGTGAAAAGGGTCTGCATTACACTGGCAATTGTTTGCATCAGTTTGAGGGCTGTGGCTGGAGCATCAACTTCTCGATCCAAGAAGACTATGGAAGTCGAAGGAAAAATAAACCAGCTCAAAAGACATGCGATAAAGAGTATTCAG ATGGCACCGAGCGACAATCCGTCTATCATGACGACTGGAATGCCTGAAGCATTCACGAAAATCGACACGAGTTCCTCCATATTTAGGACATCACAGCTGTGGCGAAAAAAGGGAAGCTGTCCCAAGGGGACCATACCCATTCGAAGAATTCAGAAGAATAACATGGCTAAAGCGAGTTTGCCAGTTGACTATGGAAGGAAGAAGGCTCAAAATTCCCATCGAGGCACTGAGATGGATGagaataaaattcaaaacctCCTTCAGAGTAATCACTCT ATGGCCATATTGATCACGGAAGGTTATAGTTACACTGGTGCCAAAGGAGATATTAAAGTTTTCAACCCGCATGTTGAATATGATGATGAATGGACCACTTCTCAAATTGCTCTAAAGAGTGCCGTTCTTCAAGATTATGAGTGTGTCGAATCTGGATGGGCG GTGAATCCTGGGGTCTATGGCGACCGGAAGACTCGGTTTTTTGTATATTGGACA AGCAAAACCAATGCTGTATCTTCCTCTTCCGTGTATCAGGCTGACTCAGGTAAAAAAACCGGCTGCTTTGATCTCACTTGCCCTGGTTTTGTTCAAACAAGCAGCAAGGTTGCCCTTGGCGCGGCCATTCATCCCATCTCAACAACGGACGGCCTTCCATATCAGATAACCCTTTATCTCTTCAGG GATCCAAGCACTGGCAACTGGTGGGTTCAATATAATGAAAAGACGAATGTTGGTTACTTCCCGCCTGAGCTATTCGCCTACCTACCTCAAACTGCACAAACTGTGCAGTGGGGAGGCGAAGTGTATAGCTCGAGAATTGGGGGATTTACGCCCCACACCTCGACACAGATGGGCAGCGGGCAGTTCCCCATCCTTGAAGAATCGAGTGGATACGTGAAGAGGATACGGATCCGTGATAACTCAATGATCCTGAAGTTCCCGGAACAGATTGACCACTACACAGATGAGTATAGGTGTTACGATGTGAGATACCTTGGGGATTATATTGAAGATCCTGAGTTTTATTTTGGAGGTCCTGGAAGGAATGAGTTGTGCCCCTGA
- the LOC104437817 gene encoding glycosyltransferase BC10 gives MQGRAVSSEEGKDLPVANRTNQTKALPLRLLQLFVLFLLVCIAFSGISIYTVRRFGIQSMVTTARSSFQPCYEEANSLDRWIQPPSDLLHNMSDKELFWRATLVPKIKKYPFRRVPKIAFMFLTKGPLPLAPLWERFFKGHEGLYSIYIHSHPSFHAHFHPWSVFNRRQIPSQVSEWGRMSMCDAEKRLLANALLDISNERFILLSESCIPLYNFSLIYHYIMKSGYSFMGAFDDPGPYGRGRYNLNMAPEVNISQWRKGSQWFEINRKLAINIVEDATYHPKFETFCRPACYVDEHYFPTMLTIQAGHLLANRSITWVDWSRGGAHPATFGRSDITEEFLRRISKNQRCTYNKRNSSTCFLFARKFAPSALHPLLELAPKVLGY, from the exons ATGCAAGGAAGGGCAGTATCGTCAGAGGAAGGCAAGGATCTTCCTGTGGCGAATAGGACGAACCAAACAAAGGCGTTGCCTCTGAGATTGCTTCAGTTATTTGTGCTTTTTCTGTTAGTGTGTATTGCATTTTCAGGCATTAGCATATACACTGTTCGGCGTTTTGGGATTCAAAGCATGGTGACGACTGCTAGGTCCAGTTTTCAGCCGTGCTATGAAGAAGCCAACAGTTTAGACCGTTGGATTCAGCCTCCGTCGGATCTGCTTCATAATATGTCCGATAAAGAACTATTTTGGAGAGCGACCCTTGTTCCTAAAATCAAGAAGTATCCATTCAGAAGAGTTCCAAAAATTGCTTTCATGTTCTTGACCAAGGGTCCATTGCCGCTGGCTCCTCTTTGGGAGAGGTTCTTCAAGGGCCATGAGGGGCTTTATTCGATCTATATTCATTCCCATCCATCATTCCATGCCCACTTTCATCCTTGGTCGGTATTTAACAGGAGACAAATCCCAAGTCAG GTGTCTGAGTGGGGCAGGATGAGCATGTGTGATGCAGAGAAAAGACTCCTAGCCAACGCATTGCTAGACATATCCAATGAGCGGTTCATTCTTCTTTCTGAATCATGCATTCCGCTGTATAACTTCAGCCTCATCTATCACTACATTATGAAGTCCGGATATAGCTTCATGGGTGCATTTGATGATCCCGGACCATACGGGAGAGGACGCTACAATTTGAATATGGCCCCCGAAGTGAACATCTCTCAATGGCGTAAAGGATCACAATGGTTCGAAATCAACCGAAAGCTCGCGATAAACATTGTGGAAGATGCTACTTATCACCCGAAATTTGAGACTTTCTGTAGGCCAGCGTGCTATGTTGACGAGCACTATTTCCCTACTATGCTGACCATCCAAGCAGGACATCTCTTGGCCAATAGAAGTATCACGTGGGTGGACTGGTCGAGAGGTGGCGCTCATCCCGCCACATTTGGAAGGTCTGATATTACAGAAGAATTTTTGCGGAGAATAAGCAAGAACCAGCGTTGCACCTACAATAAGCGAAACTCTTCAACGTGTTTTCTTTTCGCAAGAAAGTTTGCTCCGAGTGCGTTGCATCCTCTCCTTGAATTAGCTCCAAAGGTCCTCGGCTATTAA